In Polyangiaceae bacterium, a genomic segment contains:
- a CDS encoding glutamate--tRNA ligase → MASDPKPRVRFAPSPSGYLHIGGARTALFNWLWARKLGGSFVLRVEDTDQDRSSMESVQAILDAMRWLGMDWDEGPGVGGPHEPYFQSDRKAIYKEHAEKLISEGKAYRCYCTKEELDAQREALKAENPKAQFKYPGTCRNRTDSPDLPHVVRFKAPTEGSTAFDDKVFGVIDTPNKEQQDFVIMRRDGLPLYNFAAVIDDHLMEINLVARGRDHIGNTPHQVMLYQAFGWECPDFAHLPMMLSPKGEKLSKRHGHVAVQDYQARGYSPMGVLNYLARFGWSFGDQEIFSRQQLIDAFDWTRVNRGDGKFDDKKFADVNFEHLKQPELTDDDAYVAQVKPFLEEAGLGDDEGRVRAALPLIRERARDFKDAVNHLDFYLRELPVMDEKAQKKFLVPDNAEHLQAFRERFAGFEPWPASVGEVDPMNEALKSWLEETGRSMKQVAQPVRVALTGRTASPGLFEVMSVLGRERSLARLDRAVELCRAAG, encoded by the coding sequence ATGGCCAGCGACCCCAAGCCCCGCGTTCGCTTCGCTCCCTCTCCAAGCGGCTACCTGCACATCGGTGGCGCCCGCACGGCGCTGTTCAACTGGTTGTGGGCTCGCAAGCTGGGCGGCAGCTTCGTCTTGCGCGTGGAAGACACGGATCAGGATCGCAGCTCGATGGAGAGCGTTCAGGCGATCCTCGACGCCATGCGCTGGCTAGGCATGGACTGGGACGAAGGCCCCGGCGTCGGCGGCCCTCACGAGCCGTACTTCCAGAGCGACCGCAAGGCGATCTACAAGGAGCACGCCGAGAAGCTCATTTCCGAGGGGAAAGCGTACCGCTGTTACTGCACCAAGGAGGAGCTCGACGCCCAGCGCGAGGCGCTCAAGGCGGAGAACCCCAAGGCGCAGTTCAAGTACCCGGGCACCTGCCGGAACCGCACGGATTCCCCCGACCTGCCTCACGTGGTGCGCTTCAAGGCGCCCACCGAGGGCAGCACCGCGTTCGACGACAAGGTGTTCGGCGTGATCGACACCCCGAACAAAGAACAGCAGGACTTCGTCATCATGCGGCGCGACGGGCTGCCCCTCTACAACTTCGCGGCGGTGATCGATGACCACCTGATGGAGATCAACCTGGTCGCTCGTGGCCGCGATCACATCGGCAACACACCCCACCAAGTGATGCTCTACCAAGCCTTCGGCTGGGAGTGCCCGGACTTCGCGCACCTGCCGATGATGCTCTCACCCAAGGGCGAGAAGCTCAGCAAGCGTCATGGCCACGTCGCGGTGCAGGACTACCAGGCGCGGGGCTACAGCCCGATGGGCGTGCTCAATTATCTCGCGCGCTTCGGCTGGTCCTTCGGGGACCAAGAGATCTTCAGCCGTCAGCAGCTGATCGACGCCTTCGACTGGACGCGAGTGAACCGCGGCGACGGTAAGTTCGACGACAAGAAGTTCGCCGACGTGAACTTCGAGCATCTCAAGCAACCCGAGCTGACCGACGACGACGCCTACGTTGCCCAGGTGAAGCCTTTCCTCGAGGAAGCGGGCCTTGGAGACGACGAAGGCCGAGTGCGCGCGGCACTGCCGCTCATCCGTGAGCGCGCCCGCGACTTCAAAGACGCGGTAAATCACCTGGATTTCTACCTACGCGAGCTGCCAGTGATGGACGAGAAGGCGCAGAAGAAGTTCCTGGTGCCGGACAACGCAGAGCACCTGCAGGCCTTCCGCGAGCGCTTCGCCGGCTTCGAACCGTGGCCCGCTAGCGTCGGCGAGGTAGACCCCATGAACGAGGCGCTCAAGAGCTGGCTGGAAGAGACCGGGCGCAGCATGAAGCAGGTCGCTCAGCCGGTGCGCGTCGCGCTCACGGGCCGCACCGCCAGCCCTGGCCTGTTTGAGGTGATGAGCGTCCTTGGCCGCGAGCGCTCCTTGGCTCGCCTCGATCGCGCAGTTGAACTCTGCCGCGCCGCCGGTTGA
- a CDS encoding CPBP family intramembrane metalloprotease, translated as MLDLLAALDPELVFPTREIPEVSWFHAVLSHPLVKSLLPLPILAAIAWPIWRFFRQTWKELDQEARALREAAGDKTDYRPVACLVIVAIVLTLQEYYGGRQFYDQVLRPWLTDLEPHHTWLKLKKYDEYYGYCWWSFSRVAGYVFFPFALWKILFREDSLLDMGLRTKGFFKHAWIYGMCLAVVVPAMLVVAQQPDFGNYYPFYKQASRSWWDFLIWEVIYFAQFLALEMFFRGFILGALKRTMGFAAIFVMAVPYCMIHYGKPYLEAHGAIVAGVVLGSLAMRTRSIYSGFLLHITVAFLMDFLSLYKRGVLPTTFWAGG; from the coding sequence ATGCTCGACTTGCTCGCCGCGCTGGACCCGGAGCTAGTATTTCCCACAAGGGAAATACCAGAGGTCTCCTGGTTTCATGCAGTGCTCAGCCACCCGCTGGTCAAGTCCCTCTTGCCACTGCCGATCCTCGCGGCAATCGCGTGGCCGATCTGGCGCTTCTTTCGCCAGACGTGGAAGGAGCTCGACCAGGAAGCTCGGGCGCTACGCGAAGCAGCGGGCGACAAGACTGACTACCGCCCGGTGGCCTGTCTCGTCATCGTAGCGATCGTGCTCACCCTGCAGGAGTACTACGGCGGAAGGCAGTTCTACGACCAAGTGCTGCGGCCATGGCTGACTGATCTCGAGCCGCACCACACCTGGCTCAAGCTCAAGAAGTACGACGAGTACTACGGCTACTGCTGGTGGTCCTTCTCGCGCGTCGCAGGCTACGTCTTCTTTCCATTTGCCTTATGGAAAATCCTGTTCCGGGAAGACAGCTTGCTCGACATGGGCCTCCGGACGAAGGGCTTCTTCAAGCATGCCTGGATCTACGGGATGTGCCTCGCAGTCGTGGTTCCGGCGATGCTGGTTGTGGCACAGCAGCCCGATTTCGGGAACTACTACCCCTTCTATAAGCAGGCCAGCCGCAGCTGGTGGGACTTCCTGATCTGGGAAGTGATCTACTTTGCGCAGTTCCTGGCCTTGGAGATGTTCTTCCGAGGGTTCATCCTAGGCGCGCTGAAACGCACCATGGGGTTCGCTGCGATCTTTGTGATGGCGGTGCCCTACTGCATGATCCATTACGGTAAGCCTTACCTTGAGGCGCACGGGGCGATCGTCGCGGGTGTCGTCCTCGGCAGCCTTGCGATGCGCACGCGCAGCATCTACTCCGGCTTCCTGCTTCACATCACCGTCGCATTCCTGATGGACTTCCTCTCGCTGTACAAGCGAGGGGTCTTGCCAACTACTTTCTGGGCGGGCGGCTAG